One window of the Eucalyptus grandis isolate ANBG69807.140 chromosome 8, ASM1654582v1, whole genome shotgun sequence genome contains the following:
- the LOC120286963 gene encoding MDIS1-interacting receptor like kinase 2-like, whose translation MGISDLQAASRGGVGAARASGCSSDNGLTGRRRCSRGLADAVEADRWWCGRSGAGAAVGDCNWRRSAANRRRRGSRNVRSSPDLRAAGDGTDLLGRQAPGLANGDAAAAFMSDFGIARLLDPDSSSNFTATIVGTHGYVAPAPAPSIESEASALLHSGWWPPSVTSNTTSPHRAWPGVRCDASGSIERIVLPYEYRIGGDLRRLEHLDLSLNNLVGKIPVELEKLSYLYSLDLHNNSLSGSIATCKSLFSLNNLNLSYNRFKGPIPDNLSAAFPDTAFLGNKNLYQYRRRSSTIHYMMIIPLPATFISCIVIVSCFRFRRFLSCFRFQRATKSVQPETTKKDGNFLSIWNYDGRIAYEDIINATEDFDLKYCIGTGGYGSVYRVRLPNGKVVALKKLHRLEAQDPSFDKSFRNEVKHLTEVRHRSIIKLHGFCLHRRCMFLIYEYMENGSLFCVLRDDVEAVEMDWSKRVDLVCDVAHALSYMHHDCTRPIVHRDISSNNILLNSRMQAFVSDFGTARLLNHESSSNFTANIAGTYGYIAPELAYTLVVNEKCDVYSFGVVAMETMMGLIKCEESDSERSHKFDARKQIFGFKVLATIGHKEGSTITELPGAFGQTKVETIGL comes from the exons ATGGGGATCTCAGATCTGCAGGCGGCGAGCAGAGGCGGTGTCGGGGCGGCACGAGCTTCGGGTTGCAGCTCCGACAACGGATTGACAGGGCGGCGGCGCTGCTCGCGGGGGCTGGCGGACGCGGTGGAGGCGGATCGGTGGTGGTGCGGCCGCAGCGGCGCGGGGGCAGCGGTCGGCGATTGCAACTGGCGAAGGTCGGCGGCGAATCGGCGACGGCGGGGCAGCAGAAACGTCAGATCGTCGCCAGATCTGAGAGCTGCAGGCGACGGGACCGATCTGTTGGGTCGACAGGCGCCGGGGCTCGCGAACGGAGATGCGGCAGCG GCTTTCATGTCCGATTTTGGCATAGCGAGACTCCTAGATCCGGACTCTTCATCCAATTTCACTGCAACTATTGTTGGTACGCATGGATACGTAGCACCAG CACCAGCACCCTCTATTGAGTCAGAGGCAAGTGCACTTCTCCACAGCGGGTGGTGGCCTCCCTCCGTCACTAGCAACACCACCTCACCTCATCGTGCATGGCCTGGGGTAAGGTGCGACGCCTCTGGGAGCATTGAAAGGATTGTCTTGCCATATGAGTACCGAATAGGAG GAGATTTAAGACGTCTCGAGCATCTAGATTTGAGCTTGAACAACTTAGTTGGGAAAATCCCTGTTGAACTTGAGAAACTGAGCTACTTGTACAGTCTGGACCTTCACAACAATTCTCTTTCTGGCTCAATTGCCACGTGTAAATCATTGTTTTCCCTAAATAACCTCAACTTATCATACAATCGATTCAAGGGCCCAATTCCAGATAATCTCAGTGCTGCTTTTCCTGATACCGCTTTTCTTGGCAACAAAAATTTGTACCAGTATAGAAGAAGGTCCAGCACAATTCATTACATGATGATCATTCCGCTGCCTGCAACATTCATTTCCTGTATAGTCATCGTATCTTGCTTCCGATTTCGACGTTTCCTATCTTGCTTCCGATTTCAACGTGCAACAAAGAGCGTGCAACCTGAGACTACAAAGAAAGATGGAAATTTCTTATCAATATGGAATTATGATGGGAGGATTGCATATGAAGACATAATCAATGCAACGGAGGACTTCGACCTCAAATATTGCATTGGGACTGGTGGTTATGGTAGCGTCTATAGAGTGCGATTGCCCAATGGGAAAGTCGTGGCATTGAAGAAACTTCATCGTCTTGAAGCACAGGATCCATCCTTCGACAAGAGTTTTCGGAATGAAGTGAAACACTTGACAGAAGTAAGGCATAGAAGCATTATCAAGCTCCATGGTTTTTGCTTACACAGGCGATGCATGTTCTTGATTTATGAATACATGGAAAATGGGAGTCTATTCTGTGTTTTAAGAGATGACGTCGAAGCAGTAGAAATGGATTGGTCTAAAAGAGTCGATCTCGTCTGCGATGTGGCACATGCTTTGTCTTACATGCACCATGATTGCACTCGGCCAATTGTTCATCGAGACATATCTAGCAACAACATCTTATTGAATAGCAGAATGCAAGCTTTTGTATCAGATTTTGGCACAGCAAGACTTCTGAATCATGAGTCCTCATCTAACTTCACTGCAAATATTGCTGGCACCTATGGATACATTGCACCAG AGCTCGCATATACTTTGGTTGTTAATGAGAAATGCGATGTATATAGTTTTGGAGTGGTAGCCATGGAAACAATGATGG